From one Fundidesulfovibrio putealis DSM 16056 genomic stretch:
- a CDS encoding response regulator produces MKPSIIFVDDEPNILDALKRMLYPMRQAWDMTFCLGALQALNILGKKKHDILVTDLLMPDMDGGKLLEEVHARHPDITRIVLSGHSGNKLALKASRYAHQFLAKPVQSDELKRAIERVVTLREVFVSPCVQKLITRIDTLPTLPEIHRRILAELNAPEPSMKLVSDLISQDMGLSVSMLKLVNSAFFGLRTKVSSPAHAVNLLGLDVISGLVLTVQLFSRFDATQHKGYDLDRLWKHCLSTGCICKALARAEGLTQAEQDELYVTGLLHDVGKLILLCSAQDMYESVLATCRKDNIAIWRAERDQLECTHAELGAYLLGLWGLPDKTITSVFHHHHLMQYSGDIPLHATIVHVANALDHEMNVENPHYDQDRWNLDAIDHFGFTDRLPGWKNHAEAALTEVCSDEH; encoded by the coding sequence ATGAAGCCCTCAATCATATTTGTAGATGACGAGCCTAACATTCTGGATGCGCTCAAGCGCATGCTCTATCCCATGCGCCAAGCCTGGGACATGACGTTCTGCCTGGGCGCGCTTCAAGCACTCAACATACTGGGGAAAAAGAAGCATGACATCCTCGTCACGGACCTGCTTATGCCGGACATGGACGGCGGAAAGCTCCTTGAGGAAGTTCATGCTCGACACCCTGATATAACCCGCATCGTGCTTTCCGGGCACTCAGGGAATAAACTTGCCCTGAAGGCATCCCGCTATGCCCACCAGTTCCTTGCCAAGCCCGTTCAGTCCGATGAATTGAAGCGCGCCATTGAGCGCGTTGTCACCCTGCGCGAGGTTTTTGTAAGCCCCTGCGTGCAAAAGCTGATAACCAGGATCGACACGCTTCCCACCCTCCCTGAGATTCACAGACGCATATTGGCAGAATTGAACGCGCCTGAGCCCTCAATGAAGCTCGTCTCCGACTTGATCTCCCAGGACATGGGGCTGTCGGTCAGCATGCTGAAACTGGTGAACTCGGCGTTTTTTGGATTGCGGACCAAGGTCTCGAGCCCCGCCCACGCGGTGAACTTGCTCGGACTGGACGTGATATCGGGACTTGTGCTCACGGTGCAGCTCTTTTCAAGGTTCGATGCAACACAGCATAAGGGATACGACCTTGACCGCCTTTGGAAGCACTGCCTCAGTACAGGGTGTATATGCAAAGCCTTGGCGCGGGCGGAGGGATTGACCCAGGCGGAACAAGACGAACTCTACGTGACAGGCCTTCTTCACGACGTAGGAAAGTTGATCCTGTTATGTTCCGCGCAAGACATGTACGAATCAGTTCTAGCGACATGCAGGAAAGATAATATTGCAATCTGGAGAGCCGAACGCGACCAACTTGAATGCACCCACGCAGAACTTGGCGCATACTTACTAGGCCTATGGGGTCTTCCTGACAAGACCATTACGAGTGTTTTTCACCACCACCATCTTATGCAGTACTCTGGAGACATTCCTCTTCATGCAACTATTGTCCATGTGGCCAACGCCCTGGACCATGAAATGAACGTGGAGAACCCTCACTATGACCAGGACCGATGGAATCTTGACGCAATTGATCACTTCGGTTTCACTGATCGCCTGCCTGGCTGGAAGAATCACGCTGAGGCAGCGCTAACGGAGGTCTGTTCAGATGAACATTAA
- a CDS encoding PAS domain S-box protein, whose protein sequence is MTERLPNHRNDDVCASSANKTLEAFIRLYRVSDQSIVQILDSALEETLSITESDVGYIYFYDEATRLFTLYSWSNSAMASCAVVEKKTSYELDKTGLWGEAVRMRKPLMVNDYPAPHPLKRGQPEGHVALKNFLTIPIFHNDAIVAVIGVGNKKSDYTVTDVHQLELFSKGVWELVLRKQFEQQLAESSHIFRSLVDTSLDATFLTSTDGTIHYANKAACGLFRMTSEELQQAGRKGLVDPTDNRSAKLIQERDQFGKAKGELRFNRKDGSTFEGEISSAIISGISLGDRASVVIRDVSDRKRYEQKLKKALAFNNTILEHATVGIAVYSATSGRCALANKTLADFLGGTVDGLLAQNFRELDTWKKTGRIELAERVLAERTTVKADNRFTSSFGKDVYLESTFAAIETGGKSYLLRVEKDISERKRLEKEISDQLEFVNTLIDTIPSPLYLKDVSGRYIRCNRAYEALRGTGKDDIFGKTAYDMLPRETADFHSSKEIEMYATGTAISYETQTTTANGEKRDIIFNKAPFMDTDGNVRGLIAIMTDISERKCAESEIAEREATLRKILEGINAGIIIVDPKTFAIVDVNEAAEKILGEPKAAIIGRPCRSFKWTRERDGAVEESCPLLDGNINDEEYRVERLDGTTVPVIKTVISVMRSNQLLIFEIFFDITARKTMERQLALAHRLESIGGLAAGIAHEINTPIQYIGDNLSFLESAWAELSAALAQQAERTTGGDSDLKFLMEEAPKALTQSREGVARVAEIVSAMKRFAHVGGEEKSLLDVPKAIQNTVMISRNEWKYHSEIQLDLDPSMQFLSCFPGDFNQALLNIMVNASHANTEKYHDREDKGTITVKTRRDGRWFVLSLADTGCGIPEQNLHRIFDPFFTTKEVGKGTGQGLALCHDIVVKKHGGSIDVRSEVGHGTTFFLRFPLQKEGNETLQ, encoded by the coding sequence ATGACCGAAAGACTGCCCAATCACCGGAACGATGACGTCTGCGCATCCTCAGCGAACAAAACGCTAGAAGCCTTCATCCGGTTGTACCGGGTCTCAGACCAATCCATTGTCCAAATCCTCGATTCTGCCCTCGAAGAAACCCTGTCGATCACGGAAAGCGACGTTGGCTATATCTATTTCTATGACGAGGCCACACGTCTTTTCACGCTCTATTCCTGGTCAAACTCGGCCATGGCTTCATGTGCGGTTGTTGAAAAGAAAACAAGCTACGAACTGGATAAGACAGGGCTCTGGGGCGAAGCGGTGAGAATGAGAAAGCCTCTCATGGTAAACGACTACCCAGCTCCCCACCCGCTTAAACGAGGGCAGCCTGAAGGCCATGTTGCCCTGAAAAATTTTCTTACGATTCCGATATTTCACAACGATGCTATCGTTGCGGTTATCGGTGTGGGCAACAAGAAGAGTGACTACACTGTAACGGATGTTCACCAGCTTGAACTGTTCTCCAAAGGGGTTTGGGAACTTGTGCTCCGCAAGCAATTTGAGCAGCAGCTTGCGGAAAGCAGCCACATATTTCGTTCTCTTGTCGACACAAGCCTGGATGCAACGTTTCTTACCTCTACAGACGGTACAATTCACTATGCGAACAAAGCCGCATGTGGATTGTTCCGAATGACAAGCGAGGAACTACAGCAGGCTGGTCGCAAAGGCCTTGTTGACCCAACAGACAATCGCTCTGCCAAGCTTATCCAAGAAAGAGATCAGTTCGGCAAAGCAAAAGGGGAACTCCGTTTTAACCGAAAAGACGGAAGTACTTTCGAAGGCGAGATTTCCTCGGCAATCATTTCTGGGATTTCACTGGGGGACCGAGCCAGTGTGGTCATACGGGATGTGTCCGACCGGAAGCGCTATGAGCAAAAACTCAAGAAGGCGCTCGCATTCAACAACACTATTCTGGAACACGCCACGGTAGGTATTGCTGTGTACAGCGCAACAAGCGGTCGCTGCGCACTGGCAAACAAAACACTTGCAGATTTCCTCGGAGGCACTGTGGATGGCCTGCTCGCGCAGAACTTCCGTGAACTCGACACATGGAAAAAGACGGGACGCATTGAACTGGCGGAACGTGTTCTGGCTGAAAGGACCACGGTCAAGGCGGACAATAGATTCACCAGTTCATTCGGGAAGGATGTCTACCTGGAGAGCACCTTCGCGGCCATTGAAACAGGGGGGAAATCATACCTGCTCCGCGTGGAAAAGGACATCTCCGAGAGGAAACGATTAGAAAAAGAGATAAGCGACCAACTTGAATTCGTGAATACACTTATCGACACAATCCCCTCTCCGCTCTACCTTAAGGATGTCTCTGGTCGTTACATTCGGTGCAACCGAGCCTATGAGGCTCTTCGTGGAACAGGAAAAGATGATATATTCGGCAAAACTGCTTACGACATGCTTCCTCGTGAAACTGCCGATTTCCACTCCAGCAAAGAAATAGAGATGTACGCAACAGGAACTGCAATTTCGTACGAAACACAAACCACAACGGCCAATGGAGAGAAACGGGACATCATCTTCAACAAGGCCCCCTTCATGGACACAGATGGCAACGTCAGGGGATTGATCGCCATCATGACAGACATTTCCGAGAGAAAGTGTGCTGAGAGTGAGATTGCAGAGCGAGAGGCCACTCTCAGAAAGATCCTCGAGGGCATTAATGCGGGGATTATCATCGTCGACCCAAAGACGTTTGCCATAGTTGATGTCAACGAGGCTGCCGAGAAGATATTGGGTGAACCAAAGGCTGCTATTATTGGCAGACCTTGCCGCAGTTTCAAGTGGACTCGAGAAAGAGATGGTGCAGTCGAGGAATCGTGTCCGCTCCTTGATGGCAACATAAACGATGAGGAATACAGGGTTGAGCGGTTGGACGGAACAACCGTCCCCGTGATAAAGACGGTCATCTCCGTGATGCGGTCCAACCAACTCCTCATTTTCGAAATTTTTTTCGACATTACCGCCAGAAAGACCATGGAGCGCCAGCTCGCGCTGGCACATCGCCTGGAATCCATCGGCGGCCTGGCTGCTGGAATCGCTCATGAAATCAATACTCCTATCCAGTATATCGGGGACAACCTGAGCTTCCTGGAATCAGCATGGGCAGAATTGTCCGCTGCTCTTGCGCAACAAGCAGAACGCACCACGGGCGGCGACTCAGACCTGAAATTCCTCATGGAAGAAGCGCCCAAGGCGTTGACCCAGTCCCGCGAGGGGGTAGCCCGCGTGGCTGAAATCGTCAGCGCCATGAAGCGATTCGCTCATGTCGGCGGAGAAGAAAAAAGCCTGCTGGACGTGCCCAAAGCTATTCAGAATACTGTCATGATCTCCCGCAATGAATGGAAATACCACTCGGAAATCCAGCTGGATCTTGATCCTTCAATGCAGTTTCTCTCTTGTTTTCCCGGCGATTTCAACCAGGCGCTCCTCAATATAATGGTGAACGCCAGCCACGCAAATACTGAAAAGTACCACGATCGCGAAGACAAGGGGACCATAACTGTCAAAACGAGGCGCGATGGGAGATGGTTCGTGTTGTCCCTGGCTGACACGGGATGCGGCATCCCCGAGCAGAATCTTCACCGCATTTTCGACCCCTTCTTCACCACCAAAGAGGTTGGGAAAGGCACGGGGCAAGGGTTGGCTCTCTGCCATGACATCGTTGTGAAAAAGCACGGGGGCTCCATTGATGTGCGCTCTGAAGTTGGCCATGGCACGACATTCTTCCTGCGTTTTCCCCTCCAAAAGGAAGGAAATGAGACACTACAATGA
- a CDS encoding methyl-accepting chemotaxis protein, which produces MKLSHKLILSFSFILLTSCLLGAVGYFGMASIFKDANELATNWMPTIKVVSEIESETNRFRRTQMLHILTTSETDMRQLEKEMTDTLQLVQKLIKQYEPLMTEPAERENFPKFLAAWEKYVGLSKTIMELSSSNQNEQAGKLIAGDSRQVFREAQKYLTILVGVNIKGGQDSAKDAVEAFSSGRFWIILTLCVCIAAGTLLALLLTRNVLGQLGEDPGYLQNVATEIAGGNLDLKFKPVSGSGGVYAVLIKMVENLKAKISEADRKTEEAAKEAEAARQATAEAQEAKAMAERAKAEGMFQAAEQLQDVVAIVTSASEELSAQIEQSSHGSEQQARRISETATAMEEMNATILEVAKNASQSSQSTEEAKSKAEEGAAIVTQVVKGIGDVQIQAVELKSDMDSLGKQASGIGQILNVISDIADQTNLLALNAAIEAARAGEAGRGFAVVADEVRKLAEKTQAATKEVGDAIHGIQNGTSKNIQNVERTVKTIELATDQANKSGDALGSIVRLIETASDQVRSIATASEQESAASEEINRAIEEVSTISSETAQAMTQAAQAVSDLAHQAQVLQNLITAMKNEGGAQTQLPSGARKALA; this is translated from the coding sequence ATGAAACTCTCGCACAAGCTCATCCTTTCCTTTTCATTCATCCTTCTTACTTCCTGTCTTCTGGGAGCAGTGGGCTATTTCGGGATGGCCAGCATATTCAAGGACGCCAACGAACTGGCCACGAATTGGATGCCGACCATCAAGGTGGTGAGTGAAATTGAATCGGAAACGAACCGTTTCAGGCGAACCCAGATGCTTCATATTCTCACGACGTCCGAAACGGACATGAGGCAGCTTGAAAAGGAAATGACCGATACTCTCCAGCTGGTGCAGAAACTCATCAAGCAATACGAGCCCCTGATGACGGAGCCTGCGGAGAGGGAGAATTTCCCCAAGTTCCTCGCAGCCTGGGAGAAGTATGTAGGATTGTCCAAGACCATCATGGAACTTTCATCCAGCAATCAAAATGAACAAGCAGGGAAACTCATTGCCGGCGACTCCCGGCAGGTTTTCCGGGAAGCCCAGAAGTATCTGACCATCTTGGTTGGCGTGAATATCAAAGGCGGCCAGGACAGCGCCAAAGACGCAGTTGAGGCCTTCAGTTCCGGCAGGTTCTGGATCATCCTGACCTTGTGCGTCTGCATCGCCGCGGGAACGTTGCTGGCATTGCTTCTTACCCGCAACGTGCTGGGCCAGCTCGGGGAGGACCCCGGCTATCTGCAGAACGTGGCCACCGAGATCGCAGGCGGCAACCTCGACCTGAAGTTCAAGCCGGTCTCCGGCTCAGGCGGCGTCTACGCCGTGCTCATCAAGATGGTGGAGAACCTGAAGGCCAAGATCTCCGAGGCCGACCGCAAAACCGAAGAAGCGGCAAAGGAAGCCGAGGCCGCCCGGCAGGCCACCGCCGAAGCGCAGGAAGCCAAGGCCATGGCCGAGCGGGCCAAGGCGGAAGGCATGTTCCAGGCGGCCGAGCAGCTTCAGGACGTGGTGGCCATCGTCACCTCGGCCTCGGAGGAGCTCTCCGCGCAGATCGAGCAGTCATCCCACGGCTCCGAGCAGCAGGCCAGGCGCATATCGGAAACCGCCACCGCCATGGAGGAGATGAACGCCACCATCCTGGAAGTCGCGAAAAACGCCTCGCAATCGTCGCAGAGCACCGAGGAGGCCAAGTCCAAGGCTGAGGAGGGCGCTGCCATCGTCACCCAGGTGGTCAAGGGCATCGGCGACGTGCAGATCCAGGCAGTGGAGCTCAAGTCGGACATGGACTCGCTCGGCAAACAGGCTTCCGGCATCGGACAGATTCTGAACGTCATCTCCGACATTGCGGACCAGACCAACCTGCTGGCCCTGAACGCCGCCATCGAGGCGGCCCGTGCAGGCGAGGCCGGACGAGGCTTCGCGGTGGTGGCGGACGAAGTGCGCAAGCTGGCCGAGAAGACCCAGGCCGCCACCAAGGAAGTGGGCGACGCCATCCACGGCATCCAGAACGGCACCTCCAAGAACATCCAGAACGTCGAGCGCACCGTGAAGACCATCGAGCTGGCCACGGACCAGGCCAACAAGTCCGGAGACGCTCTGGGGTCCATCGTGCGCCTCATCGAGACCGCGTCCGATCAGGTCCGGTCCATCGCCACGGCCTCGGAGCAGGAGTCGGCCGCATCCGAAGAGATCAACAGGGCCATCGAGGAGGTGAGCACCATCTCCTCGGAAACAGCCCAGGCCATGACTCAGGCCGCCCAGGCCGTGTCGGACCTGGCCCATCAGGCCCAGGTTCTCCAGAACCTCATCACGGCCATGAAGAACGAGGGCGGCGCGCAGACGCAGCTCCCCTCCGGGGCGCGCAAGGCGCTGGCCTGA
- a CDS encoding cupin domain-containing protein, with translation MNTLYPARAREETRMPLTPEEIIRVLGLKKHPTCGFVAETYRSAHAVPGGALPAGFEGPRPLGSVLYFMVTPNAHIALHRIRCDQMYHHYLGSPLEALLLYPDGTGEKLTTGPDLLSGMRPQLFIPGGTFHITRLQPGGGFALLGTTEWPGVELPDVELGDPQVLAGQFPRHADDIWAFVRENALPRS, from the coding sequence ATGAACACCCTCTATCCTGCACGCGCCCGCGAGGAGACCCGCATGCCGCTCACGCCCGAAGAGATCATCCGCGTTCTCGGACTCAAGAAGCACCCCACCTGCGGTTTTGTGGCGGAGACCTACCGCAGCGCCCACGCGGTTCCCGGCGGGGCGCTGCCAGCAGGATTCGAAGGACCGCGCCCCCTGGGGTCCGTGCTGTACTTCATGGTCACTCCGAACGCTCACATTGCGCTGCACCGCATCCGCTGCGACCAGATGTACCATCACTACCTGGGAAGCCCGCTGGAGGCGCTGCTGCTCTATCCGGACGGCACGGGCGAGAAACTCACGACCGGGCCGGATCTGCTCTCGGGAATGCGCCCGCAACTCTTCATCCCAGGTGGCACGTTCCACATAACGCGCCTCCAGCCTGGCGGCGGGTTCGCCCTGCTGGGAACAACGGAATGGCCCGGTGTGGAGCTTCCTGACGTGGAACTGGGCGACCCACAGGTTCTTGCCGGACAGTTCCCCCGGCACGCGGACGACATTTGGGCCTTCGTGAGGGAAAACGCACTCCCGCGTTCCTGA
- the rho gene encoding transcription termination factor Rho: MNLSDLKLKSMPELMELAVQFNVENPSGMRKQELIFGILQNCASQNGSIFGEGVLEILPDGFGFLRSPMYSYMPGPDDIYVSPSQIRRFGLRKGDVISGQIRPPKEGERYFALLRVSEIGFQPPEASKNVVLFDNLTPLYPDSRLVMENGDKNYSSRVIDLMAPIGQGQRGLIVAPPRTGKTMLLQTIANSINANNPDVYLIVLLIDERPEEVTDMERTVKAEVVSSTFDEPPQRHVQVAEMVMEKAKRLVERKRDVVVLLDSITRLGRAYNAVTPSSGRVLSGGLDANALQRPKRFFGAARNIEEGGSLTIMATALIDTGSRMDEVIFEEFKGTGNMELYLDRHLSEKRIYPAIDINRSGTRKEELLLPEDQLNRVWILRKFLAPMSSIDSMEFLLDKMRGTKSNKEFLDMMNR; this comes from the coding sequence ATGAATCTCTCCGACCTAAAGCTCAAGAGCATGCCCGAACTCATGGAATTGGCCGTCCAATTCAACGTTGAGAACCCAAGCGGCATGCGCAAGCAGGAACTCATCTTCGGCATCCTGCAGAACTGCGCCTCCCAGAACGGCTCCATCTTCGGCGAGGGCGTGCTGGAAATCCTGCCCGACGGCTTCGGCTTCCTGCGCTCCCCCATGTACAGCTACATGCCCGGCCCCGACGACATCTACGTCTCCCCCTCGCAGATACGCCGTTTCGGCCTGCGCAAGGGCGACGTGATCTCCGGCCAGATCCGCCCCCCCAAGGAGGGCGAGCGCTACTTCGCCCTGCTGCGCGTCTCCGAAATCGGCTTCCAGCCCCCCGAAGCATCCAAGAACGTCGTCCTCTTCGACAACCTCACCCCCCTCTACCCCGACAGCCGTCTGGTGATGGAGAACGGGGACAAGAACTACTCCTCCCGGGTCATCGACCTCATGGCCCCCATCGGCCAGGGACAGCGCGGCCTGATCGTGGCCCCGCCCCGCACCGGCAAGACCATGCTGCTCCAGACCATCGCCAACTCCATCAACGCCAACAACCCTGACGTGTACCTCATCGTGCTGCTCATCGACGAGCGCCCCGAGGAAGTCACGGACATGGAGCGCACGGTCAAGGCCGAGGTGGTCAGCTCCACCTTCGACGAGCCGCCCCAGCGCCACGTGCAGGTGGCCGAGATGGTCATGGAGAAGGCCAAGCGCCTGGTCGAGCGCAAGCGCGACGTGGTGGTCCTCTTGGACTCCATCACCCGCCTGGGCCGCGCCTACAACGCCGTGACCCCCTCCAGCGGTCGCGTGCTCTCCGGCGGCCTGGACGCCAACGCCCTGCAGCGCCCCAAGCGCTTCTTCGGCGCGGCGCGCAACATCGAGGAAGGCGGTTCGCTGACCATCATGGCCACCGCCCTCATCGACACCGGTTCGCGCATGGACGAAGTCATCTTCGAAGAGTTCAAGGGCACCGGCAACATGGAGCTCTACCTGGACCGCCACCTTTCCGAAAAACGCATCTACCCCGCCATCGACATCAACCGCTCCGGAACCCGCAAGGAAGAACTGCTCCTGCCCGAGGACCAGCTCAACCGCGTGTGGATTCTGCGCAAGTTCCTGGCTCCCATGAGCTCCATCGACTCCATGGAGTTCCTCCTGGACAAGATGCGCGGCACCAAGAGCAACAAGGAATTCCTGGACATGATGAACCGCTAG
- a CDS encoding CarD family transcriptional regulator: MFSLDELVVYPAQGVGKVERIESQTVGGQLVNFYIVRILTNNVTLMVPVMNASNVGLRHVCPAEEATQIMESLKDRSTFTGYTGQNWNRRYREYSEKLKSGDLADVAYVLKELLLIGGGKELSFGERRLLEQATGLLTLEVAYALNIPQDDVKNEINTLFEDVLKPKTPE; the protein is encoded by the coding sequence GTGTTTTCACTGGATGAGTTGGTTGTCTATCCGGCCCAGGGCGTGGGCAAAGTCGAGCGCATCGAGTCCCAGACCGTTGGCGGCCAGTTGGTTAATTTTTACATCGTCCGCATCCTGACCAACAACGTGACCCTCATGGTGCCGGTGATGAACGCCTCCAACGTGGGCCTGCGCCACGTCTGCCCTGCGGAAGAAGCCACGCAGATCATGGAATCGCTCAAGGACCGCTCCACCTTCACCGGCTACACCGGCCAGAACTGGAACCGGCGCTACCGCGAGTATTCCGAGAAGCTCAAAAGCGGCGACCTGGCCGACGTGGCCTACGTCCTGAAGGAACTGCTGCTCATTGGCGGCGGCAAGGAGCTCTCCTTCGGCGAGCGCCGCCTGCTGGAGCAGGCCACCGGGCTTCTGACCCTGGAAGTGGCCTACGCGCTGAACATCCCCCAGGACGACGTCAAGAACGAGATCAACACCCTTTTCGAGGATGTCTTGAAGCCCAAGACCCCCGAATAA
- the pth gene encoding aminoacyl-tRNA hydrolase — protein MNTSTSRKMLIAGLGNPGPKYARNRHNYGFLSVDALLDAGTARPLSMGKDGELHALRLPGIEAELLALKPQTFMNLSGKAVAQVLRFYKLEVADLIVIHDELDIPLGRMRLKMGGGLAGHNGLKSIAAETGSQDFARLRLGIGRPEGKMDVASYVLQDFRAEEQGIVAKVLPASVAAVRLYLAQGLDAAMREAGQFNACPGRDEQG, from the coding sequence ATGAACACATCCACGTCGCGCAAGATGCTCATCGCAGGCCTTGGCAACCCAGGCCCCAAGTACGCCCGCAACCGTCACAATTACGGGTTTCTTTCCGTGGACGCCCTGCTGGACGCCGGGACCGCGCGCCCGCTCTCCATGGGCAAGGACGGCGAGCTTCACGCGTTGCGCCTGCCCGGCATCGAGGCCGAGCTGCTGGCGCTCAAGCCCCAGACCTTCATGAACCTCTCCGGCAAGGCCGTGGCCCAGGTGCTGCGTTTCTACAAGCTGGAGGTGGCGGACCTGATCGTCATTCACGACGAGCTGGATATTCCGCTGGGGCGCATGCGCCTGAAAATGGGCGGGGGACTGGCCGGACACAATGGCCTGAAATCCATCGCGGCCGAGACCGGCTCGCAGGATTTCGCCAGGCTTCGCCTGGGCATCGGACGCCCGGAAGGGAAAATGGATGTGGCCAGCTACGTGCTGCAGGATTTCCGCGCCGAAGAACAGGGCATCGTGGCCAAGGTGCTGCCTGCGTCCGTGGCCGCAGTGCGGCTGTATCTGGCGCAGGGCCTGGACGCGGCCATGCGCGAGGCGGGGCAGTTCAACGCGTGCCCCGGGCGGGACGAGCAAGGGTAG
- a CDS encoding linear amide C-N hydrolase, whose translation MQKQFQVLLAAALFVLFLCERPMACTTFVFKDDSGNLIFGKNLDYSAGSAHVTVNKRNVSKTSRIASPEVATSWTSKFGSVTFDMLGKEFAQGGMNEAGLVIESLLVPQGKYAEKDDRPGLIMQQWVQYHMDNSATVADVVASDAAVRMSFLYPRVVHFLVADRLGNVAVIEFIDGKMRHYTGKDLPFPVLTNSPYEASAAFARDNPGEAKAPFDGNPFENSLPRFARANKMVRDWKGSGDPVAYAYSILTDTRLDGDKWGSRWSIVYDIKNMMIHYKTATNQNTRTVDMKVFDYACDSEALFIDIESPVKGKADFSVYSTQANKDLIEKSFNSIPGLRDIASAERDARAAYPDSVRCAGKPTQ comes from the coding sequence ATGCAGAAGCAGTTTCAAGTTCTCCTGGCCGCAGCCCTGTTCGTCCTCTTTCTCTGCGAACGCCCCATGGCCTGCACCACATTTGTCTTCAAGGACGACTCCGGAAACCTCATCTTCGGGAAAAATCTCGACTACAGCGCAGGCAGCGCCCACGTCACCGTCAACAAGCGTAACGTCTCCAAGACGTCGCGCATCGCCTCCCCCGAGGTCGCCACGTCCTGGACATCGAAGTTCGGAAGCGTCACCTTCGACATGCTGGGCAAGGAGTTCGCTCAGGGAGGCATGAACGAGGCGGGCCTGGTGATCGAGTCGCTCCTCGTGCCGCAGGGCAAGTATGCCGAGAAAGACGATAGGCCGGGCCTCATCATGCAGCAGTGGGTCCAGTACCACATGGACAACTCGGCCACGGTGGCGGATGTCGTCGCCAGCGACGCTGCGGTCAGGATGTCCTTTCTCTACCCCAGGGTGGTTCACTTCCTGGTGGCCGACCGGCTGGGCAACGTCGCGGTTATCGAGTTCATCGACGGCAAGATGAGGCACTACACCGGCAAGGACCTCCCCTTCCCTGTGCTCACCAACAGCCCGTACGAGGCATCCGCCGCGTTCGCCAGGGATAATCCTGGAGAGGCGAAAGCTCCGTTCGACGGCAATCCGTTCGAGAACTCGCTGCCGAGATTCGCGCGCGCCAACAAGATGGTCCGGGACTGGAAAGGGAGCGGCGACCCTGTCGCGTATGCGTATTCGATCCTGACCGACACCAGGCTGGACGGCGACAAGTGGGGTTCGCGCTGGAGCATCGTGTACGACATCAAAAACATGATGATCCATTACAAGACCGCGACAAATCAGAACACCAGAACTGTGGACATGAAGGTGTTCGACTACGCATGCGATTCCGAGGCGCTGTTCATCGACATCGAATCGCCCGTGAAGGGCAAAGCCGACTTTTCCGTATATAGCACGCAGGCCAACAAGGACCTGATCGAGAAGTCCTTCAACAGCATTCCTGGTCTTCGCGACATCGCTTCAGCCGAACGCGACGCCAGGGCGGCCTATCCCGACAGCGTCCGGTGCGCCGGCAAGCCGACCCAATAG
- a CDS encoding 50S ribosomal protein L25/general stress protein Ctc → MKEQFSLNVQERAERGKGPNRRLREQKLVPGVYYDDKGLNIPVVVADLPFRKILQKVGKSRVFDLNIEMDGKVVTHPSLIWVVQNHPWKNQVDHVDFYGVDPTKPIHVNVAIEIVGKAKGVTVGGKLEIYREAMEVVCLPAAIPHKIVIDVTELNMNQHINVKDVVMPEGVKAVYEQSYAIVGVINPAAETAEEEAKAK, encoded by the coding sequence ATGAAGGAACAATTCAGCCTCAACGTGCAGGAACGCGCCGAGAGAGGCAAAGGCCCCAACCGCCGCCTGCGCGAGCAGAAACTTGTCCCGGGCGTCTACTATGACGACAAGGGTCTGAACATCCCCGTGGTGGTGGCCGACCTGCCCTTCCGCAAGATTCTCCAGAAGGTCGGCAAGTCCCGCGTGTTCGATCTGAACATCGAGATGGACGGCAAGGTCGTGACCCATCCCAGCCTGATCTGGGTGGTGCAGAACCACCCCTGGAAGAACCAGGTGGACCACGTGGACTTCTACGGCGTCGACCCCACCAAGCCCATCCACGTCAACGTGGCCATCGAGATCGTGGGCAAGGCCAAGGGCGTCACCGTGGGCGGCAAGCTGGAGATCTACCGCGAGGCCATGGAAGTGGTGTGTCTGCCCGCCGCCATCCCCCACAAGATCGTCATCGACGTGACCGAGCTGAACATGAACCAGCACATCAACGTCAAGGACGTGGTCATGCCCGAGGGCGTAAAGGCCGTGTACGAGCAGTCCTACGCCATCGTCGGCGTCATCAACCCGGCAGCCGAGACCGCCGAGGAAGAAGCCAAGGCCAAATAG